From the Trichocoleus desertorum ATA4-8-CV12 genome, one window contains:
- a CDS encoding tetratricopeptide repeat protein, with translation MSPDQDSRAWYNHGNTLYGLGRYEGAIARYDRVLGQQPDDFETWSYRGYALSNLGRYTDAIASFDQAIALYPNFVLAWHGKGIAQAQSHQYEGAIVSFAKALELEPEDPKAWYNHGNALGRLRRHAEAILSFDRSLYFKPDYYRAWYHRGTALAELTLYEEAIGSFDTALMIKADCHYAWNYRGIALSKLKRYDEAIASFDQSLAAKSHNPGAWYSLARCYIAQQNCNQALKCLHKAIEQSPNVYRTMAKLDACFKPIRQVADFKVLVLGRNN, from the coding sequence ATGAGTCCAGATCAAGACTCTCGTGCCTGGTATAACCACGGGAATACACTTTATGGTTTAGGCCGCTATGAAGGAGCCATCGCCAGATATGACCGGGTGCTAGGGCAACAACCGGATGATTTTGAGACTTGGAGTTATCGCGGGTATGCTTTGTCTAACCTAGGTCGCTACACAGACGCGATCGCCAGTTTCGACCAAGCCATTGCTCTGTACCCCAATTTTGTCCTGGCTTGGCATGGTAAAGGTATTGCTCAAGCTCAGAGCCATCAATATGAAGGCGCGATCGTCAGTTTTGCCAAAGCTTTAGAGCTAGAACCCGAAGACCCCAAAGCTTGGTATAACCACGGCAATGCTTTAGGACGTTTGCGCCGCCATGCAGAAGCTATTCTTAGCTTTGATCGCAGCCTGTATTTCAAGCCTGACTACTACAGGGCTTGGTATCACCGAGGTACGGCCTTAGCAGAACTAACGTTGTATGAAGAAGCAATTGGCAGTTTCGACACCGCCCTCATGATTAAAGCGGATTGTCACTATGCCTGGAATTACCGGGGCATTGCGCTCTCAAAATTAAAACGGTATGACGAAGCGATCGCGAGCTTCGACCAATCACTCGCTGCAAAATCCCATAATCCAGGCGCTTGGTACAGTCTGGCTCGCTGTTATATAGCCCAGCAAAATTGCAATCAAGCTCTGAAATGTTTACACAAGGCAATTGAGCAAAGTCCAAACGTATACCGGACGATGGCTAAGCTAGACGCTTGTTTTAAGCCAATTCGCCAAGTCGCAGACTTTAAAGTTTTAGTGTTGGGAAGAAATAATTAA
- a CDS encoding tetratricopeptide repeat protein: MSQSQGSQTWYSQGHVLSELGRYEGALDRYDRVLELNPDSHQAWCDRGYALEHLERYEEAIVSFEKAISLSPKFTPAWHGKGIALGRLNRYEEAVVCFDRIIKWSRDDYRAWYNKGNALSHLCQYKEAIAAFDKVLEFKPDKYQAWYKRGVALAYLGRYSDALTSLDNAVTIKPSCHYAWNYRGIVLIKLERCPEALVSFERSLNSESSNPNAWYGKACCYALLDDVELTVNNLYRAFDLSPNLHRLMAKTEPIFHEMQHYAEFQALF; the protein is encoded by the coding sequence ATGAGCCAGAGTCAAGGGTCTCAGACTTGGTATAGTCAAGGTCATGTTTTGAGCGAACTCGGACGTTATGAAGGGGCACTCGATCGCTACGATCGCGTGTTAGAACTAAACCCAGACAGCCATCAAGCTTGGTGCGATCGCGGCTATGCTTTGGAGCATTTAGAGCGCTATGAAGAAGCGATCGTCAGCTTTGAAAAAGCAATTTCTCTATCTCCCAAATTCACTCCAGCTTGGCATGGCAAAGGGATTGCCTTAGGCCGACTCAACCGTTATGAAGAAGCGGTGGTTTGCTTTGACCGCATCATCAAGTGGAGTCGCGATGACTACCGAGCTTGGTACAACAAAGGCAACGCCCTCAGCCATCTTTGCCAATATAAAGAAGCGATCGCTGCTTTTGACAAAGTTTTAGAATTTAAGCCTGATAAGTATCAAGCTTGGTACAAACGGGGTGTCGCATTAGCCTATCTAGGTCGCTACTCTGATGCGCTTACCAGTCTCGACAATGCTGTAACAATCAAGCCAAGTTGTCATTACGCTTGGAACTACCGAGGCATTGTTCTGATTAAGCTAGAACGCTGTCCGGAAGCCCTAGTTAGCTTTGAGCGCTCGTTAAATAGCGAGTCTTCCAACCCCAATGCTTGGTACGGCAAAGCTTGTTGCTACGCTTTATTAGACGATGTTGAGTTGACAGTTAACAATCTCTATCGAGCGTTTGATCTGAGTCCTAACTTGCATCGACTGATGGCGAAAACGGAGCCAATTTTTCATGAGATGCAGCACTATGCCGAATTTCAAGCTCTCTTTTAA
- a CDS encoding tetratricopeptide repeat protein, whose amino-acid sequence MLDTGQLPLSGDPLLWFRKGLLLAETKEYEQAVVSFDCVLKVRPDYFEVWYERGLALENLGAYHEAIASYDRALQLRPHKDVACEIWQNRGDAQQYGLGDYADAIASYEKALQVKPGHYKAWQNRGNALLYGFNQYNEAIASYDKALHLKPDYYLAWRNRGNALVELARYNEAIASYDRALEIEPADQAASYGRSCAVERSGLAYKQPTTNPVWYGRGYSESNPLEESAIEANETAVFTNYPAATRPQPQPVFVLEDEQGTREITLEKSCYSIGRDPKSDICLHSQFVSRHHATLLKILRDDGTYMYQLVDGVLGGKRSTNGILVNGRKHRVWELAPDDVVVFGPQVRATYLAASPSSADVDLD is encoded by the coding sequence ATGCTTGACACAGGTCAACTTCCTCTCAGTGGTGATCCGCTACTTTGGTTTCGCAAGGGTCTGCTCTTGGCTGAAACTAAAGAGTATGAGCAAGCAGTTGTTAGTTTTGATTGCGTTCTTAAGGTTCGGCCAGATTACTTTGAGGTCTGGTATGAGCGTGGTTTAGCCTTAGAAAACCTAGGTGCATATCACGAGGCGATCGCCAGTTACGATAGAGCGTTACAACTGCGACCCCATAAGGATGTAGCTTGTGAAATCTGGCAAAATCGAGGCGATGCCCAGCAATACGGCCTGGGAGACTATGCCGATGCCATTGCCAGCTATGAGAAGGCTTTACAGGTCAAACCAGGACATTACAAAGCTTGGCAAAACCGGGGTAACGCGCTCTTGTATGGGTTCAACCAATACAATGAAGCGATCGCTAGCTATGACAAAGCTTTACATCTAAAACCAGATTATTACTTAGCTTGGCGCAACCGAGGCAACGCTTTAGTAGAACTGGCTCGATACAATGAAGCGATCGCCAGTTACGACAGAGCGCTAGAAATTGAGCCGGCTGATCAAGCTGCTAGTTATGGCCGTAGTTGTGCGGTAGAGCGCTCAGGCTTAGCTTACAAGCAACCTACCACCAATCCAGTTTGGTACGGTCGGGGTTACTCAGAATCAAACCCCTTAGAAGAAAGCGCCATCGAAGCCAACGAGACAGCAGTTTTTACGAACTATCCTGCCGCAACTCGCCCCCAACCACAACCTGTTTTTGTGCTCGAAGATGAGCAGGGAACTAGGGAAATTACCCTAGAGAAGTCTTGCTACTCAATCGGCAGAGACCCCAAAAGTGATATTTGTCTGCATTCCCAGTTCGTTTCTCGCCACCATGCAACCCTGCTAAAAATCCTTCGAGATGACGGCACATACATGTACCAACTGGTGGATGGTGTCCTGGGAGGAAAACGTAGCACTAACGGCATCTTGGTTAATGGTCGCAAGCATCGGGTGTGGGAGCTAGCTCCCGACGATGTAGTCGTCTTTGGCCCTCAAGTGCGAGCTACTTATCTCGCTGCATCCCCTTCTTCAGCGGATGTTGACCTCGACTAA
- a CDS encoding sucrose synthase → MSELIQAVIDNNEKTDLRQFLRDLRQQEQRYLLRNEILNAFSAYCSNHQKPEQFCHASHLGKLIDYTQEIILDEESFCFIVRPKIASQEIFRLSEDNLTVDVMTVQELLDLRDLLVNRFHPNEGDVLELDFQPFYDYSPTIRDPKNIGKGVQFLNRYLSSKLFQDPQEWLEALFKFLSLHRHNGTQLLINERIRSQGELSDQLKKALQFVSGRPTDAAYETFRFDLQAMGFEPGWGNTAGRVNETLELLDELIDSPDHQTLEAFISRIPMVFRVVLVSPHGWFGQEGVLGRPDTGGQVVYVLDQAKSIEKQLQEDLCLAGLDVTKVQPKVVILSRLIPNSDGTRCNQRLEKVHGTDNAWILRVPFREFNPKLTQNWISRFEIWPYLETYAIDSERELLAEFQGRPDLIVGNYSDGNLVAFLLARRLKVTQCNVAHALEKSKYLFSNLYWQDSEEQYHFSLQFTADLIAMNAANFVISSTYQEIVGTPDSIGQYESYKCFTMPELYHVVNGVELFSPKFNVVPPGVNEAVYFPYTRTDDRLPDDRDRLEDLLFTLEDPEQAYGKLDDPSKQPLFSMARLDRIKNLTGLAECFGRSPELQERCNLILVAGKLRVEDTADREEASEMEKLYRIIDEHNLHGKIRWLGVRLPKTDSGEIYRVIADHQGIFVQPALFEAFGLTILEAMISGIPTFATQFGGPLEIIQDRVNGFYINPTNLEEMAGKILEFVSKCEQNPNYWQEISNRGIERVYSTYTWRIHTTRLLSLAKIYGFWNYTSQEDREDMLRYLESLFYLLFKPRAKQLMEQHMHH, encoded by the coding sequence ATGTCTGAACTGATTCAGGCCGTTATAGACAACAATGAGAAGACTGATTTGCGGCAATTTCTCAGAGACTTACGCCAGCAGGAGCAACGCTACCTATTACGCAATGAGATCTTGAACGCATTTTCGGCTTACTGTAGTAATCACCAAAAACCTGAACAGTTTTGTCATGCTTCCCATTTAGGCAAGCTGATCGATTACACCCAGGAAATTATTCTGGACGAGGAAAGCTTTTGTTTTATTGTTCGTCCTAAGATTGCTAGCCAAGAAATTTTTCGCCTCTCTGAAGATAACCTTACCGTTGATGTGATGACGGTGCAGGAGTTGCTGGATCTGCGGGATCTATTGGTGAATCGCTTTCATCCCAATGAAGGAGATGTCTTAGAGCTAGACTTTCAACCCTTTTACGACTATTCACCCACCATCCGCGACCCTAAAAATATTGGTAAAGGAGTGCAATTCCTGAACCGATATCTATCCAGTAAGTTGTTCCAAGACCCACAGGAATGGTTAGAAGCGCTATTTAAGTTTTTAAGTTTGCACCGCCATAACGGCACACAATTGCTGATTAATGAGCGCATTAGGAGCCAAGGCGAGCTTTCAGACCAGCTGAAGAAAGCCCTGCAATTTGTGAGTGGTCGTCCAACCGATGCAGCTTATGAAACCTTTCGCTTTGACCTTCAAGCAATGGGTTTTGAGCCGGGATGGGGAAACACGGCAGGTCGCGTCAACGAAACCTTAGAACTTTTAGACGAACTGATCGACTCTCCCGATCACCAAACCTTAGAAGCCTTCATCTCGCGAATTCCAATGGTTTTCCGGGTGGTACTGGTGTCTCCTCACGGTTGGTTTGGCCAAGAGGGAGTCTTGGGGCGACCCGATACAGGTGGCCAAGTGGTTTATGTACTTGACCAAGCCAAGAGTATAGAGAAGCAACTGCAAGAAGATTTGTGTCTGGCTGGGTTAGATGTCACAAAGGTGCAGCCCAAGGTTGTCATTCTCAGTCGCTTGATCCCCAATAGTGATGGCACTCGCTGTAATCAGCGCTTAGAAAAAGTGCATGGCACTGATAATGCCTGGATTTTGCGGGTACCTTTCCGGGAATTTAATCCCAAATTGACTCAAAACTGGATTTCTCGCTTTGAGATCTGGCCTTACTTAGAAACTTATGCGATCGATTCTGAGCGAGAACTTTTAGCAGAGTTTCAGGGCCGACCTGACTTGATTGTGGGTAACTATTCAGATGGTAATTTAGTTGCTTTTCTGCTGGCTCGTCGTCTTAAGGTGACTCAATGTAACGTTGCCCACGCTTTAGAGAAATCAAAGTACCTGTTCAGCAATCTTTACTGGCAGGATTCTGAGGAGCAGTATCATTTCTCGCTCCAGTTCACGGCAGACTTGATTGCTATGAACGCGGCGAATTTCGTCATTAGTAGCACTTATCAAGAAATTGTCGGTACGCCTGACAGTATTGGTCAGTATGAGTCTTACAAGTGCTTTACCATGCCAGAGTTGTACCACGTGGTCAATGGTGTAGAGCTATTTAGCCCTAAGTTCAATGTGGTGCCACCAGGCGTCAATGAGGCGGTTTACTTCCCCTATACCCGCACTGATGATCGCTTACCCGACGATCGCGATCGCTTAGAAGATTTACTTTTCACCTTAGAAGACCCAGAACAAGCCTACGGCAAGCTTGATGATCCGAGCAAACAGCCTTTATTTTCAATGGCAAGGCTCGATCGCATCAAGAACTTAACGGGTTTAGCCGAGTGCTTTGGTCGTAGCCCAGAATTGCAGGAGCGCTGCAATCTGATTTTGGTGGCGGGCAAATTGCGGGTAGAGGATACGGCGGATCGCGAAGAAGCGAGTGAAATGGAAAAGCTCTATCGCATCATTGACGAGCACAATCTTCACGGCAAAATTCGTTGGTTAGGCGTACGTTTGCCCAAGACCGACTCCGGTGAGATTTATCGCGTCATTGCAGATCATCAAGGTATCTTTGTACAACCAGCCTTGTTTGAAGCTTTTGGCTTGACGATTCTAGAGGCGATGATTTCTGGTATACCCACGTTTGCCACTCAGTTTGGTGGCCCCTTGGAAATTATTCAGGATCGAGTCAATGGCTTCTACATCAACCCCACGAATTTAGAAGAAATGGCTGGGAAGATTCTGGAGTTTGTTTCTAAGTGCGAGCAAAATCCCAACTACTGGCAGGAGATTTCTAACCGGGGAATTGAGCGGGTTTATAGCACATACACCTGGAGAATCCATACCACGCGCTTATTGTCGCTGGCTAAGATCTATGGCTTCTGGAATTACACTTCTCAGGAAGACCGAGAAGATATGCTCCGCTATTTGGAATCTCTGTTCTATCTACTCTTTAAACCCAGAGCCAAGCAGTTGATGGAACAGCACATGCATCATTAG
- a CDS encoding WD40 repeat domain-containing protein, producing the protein MRSTAQNGQNAGVTETFPVLVNSSAEDGALKVWNLETKALFHTLKGHAAGVKTVAIAAHRQLLASGSYDNSVKLWNLSTGTLQQTFLGHTDTVSGVAFDPQAQVLASSSYDQTIKLWAIQTGEVIRTLVGHTKQVTSLALSPDDAVLASTSEDATIRLWNLAKGEAFLTLSGHVGGVLAIAFSPDGQTLASGGTDCKVRLWCPVTGQLIRTLGSGWSQWLPSHSKSVSTVSFSPDGASLASGHMDGTVKLWCCDR; encoded by the coding sequence GTGCGATCCACCGCTCAGAATGGGCAAAACGCAGGAGTAACAGAAACCTTCCCAGTCTTAGTGAATAGTAGTGCTGAGGACGGTGCCCTTAAGGTTTGGAATCTCGAAACTAAGGCTCTGTTTCATACCCTGAAAGGTCATGCTGCTGGAGTTAAAACTGTCGCGATCGCAGCTCACAGGCAACTCCTCGCCAGTGGCAGCTATGACAATAGCGTTAAGCTTTGGAATCTCTCAACCGGAACTTTGCAGCAAACCTTTTTGGGTCATACGGATACCGTCAGTGGAGTCGCCTTTGATCCCCAAGCTCAGGTTTTAGCGAGCAGCAGTTACGACCAAACCATCAAGCTTTGGGCCATCCAAACGGGAGAGGTGATTCGGACGTTGGTGGGTCATACCAAGCAGGTCACTTCTCTGGCTTTAAGCCCAGACGATGCCGTACTAGCCAGCACTAGTGAGGATGCCACTATTCGGTTGTGGAATCTGGCGAAAGGGGAGGCATTCCTTACTCTCTCTGGTCATGTCGGTGGTGTTTTAGCGATTGCTTTTAGCCCCGATGGTCAAACCCTAGCTAGCGGTGGTACGGATTGTAAGGTCAGACTTTGGTGCCCAGTGACAGGTCAGCTCATCCGCACTCTAGGATCTGGTTGGAGCCAGTGGCTACCCAGTCACTCAAAGTCAGTGAGTACCGTTAGCTTCAGTCCTGATGGAGCCTCTTTAGCGAGTGGCCATATGGATGGAACTGTGAAGCTGTGGTGCTGCGATCGCTAA
- the cax gene encoding calcium/proton exchanger, protein MTIKDAIFTGLLIFIPISIAAHFLEWGSLVVFITAGLAILPLAAWMGTATEEIAVVAGPSLGGLLNATFGNATELIIALVALRAGLIDVVKASITGSIIGNLLLVMGLSMLLGGLRYKEQEFQPIVARVNASSMNLAVIALLLPTAVNVTSTGISPITIQKLSIAVAVVLIVVYGLTLLFSMRTHTYLYDVGLAELEPTELAEVNLAPDVSEHKVNLPLWIGVLLAATLLVAVESELLVDTLEVATARLGLTPLFTGVILLPIVGNAAEHATAVTVAMKNKMDLSVSVAVGSSLQIALFVAPILVLAGWLMGQPMDLDFNPFELVAVAVAVLIANSISSDGRSNWLEGTLLLAAYLVLGFAFYFHPVVEGLV, encoded by the coding sequence ATGACAATCAAAGACGCAATTTTTACTGGGCTACTAATCTTCATTCCCATCTCGATCGCTGCTCATTTTTTAGAGTGGGGATCGCTAGTAGTGTTTATTACTGCTGGTTTGGCGATTCTACCTTTAGCCGCTTGGATGGGAACTGCGACCGAGGAAATTGCTGTTGTGGCGGGGCCTTCCTTGGGCGGGCTACTCAATGCCACCTTTGGCAATGCCACTGAACTGATTATTGCCTTAGTCGCTTTGCGGGCAGGATTGATTGACGTGGTTAAAGCCAGCATCACGGGATCAATCATTGGCAACTTACTTCTCGTGATGGGGCTCTCTATGCTGCTAGGAGGTTTGCGCTATAAAGAGCAGGAATTTCAACCGATTGTAGCTCGTGTGAATGCCTCCTCCATGAACCTGGCAGTAATTGCACTCCTGTTACCAACAGCAGTGAACGTGACCTCAACCGGGATCAGCCCCATCACAATTCAGAAGTTATCGATTGCTGTGGCCGTGGTTTTAATTGTGGTTTATGGCCTGACCCTTTTATTTTCCATGCGAACCCACACTTATCTCTATGATGTGGGATTGGCAGAACTAGAACCCACTGAACTGGCAGAGGTCAATTTAGCCCCAGACGTCTCAGAGCACAAAGTAAATCTGCCTTTGTGGATTGGGGTCCTGTTAGCCGCCACCCTTCTAGTTGCCGTGGAATCAGAGTTATTAGTAGATACCTTAGAAGTTGCGACCGCCCGTCTTGGCCTGACCCCTCTCTTTACAGGAGTCATTTTGTTGCCAATTGTGGGAAATGCCGCAGAACATGCCACTGCTGTGACTGTAGCCATGAAAAATAAAATGGATCTTTCAGTCTCAGTAGCGGTCGGTTCTAGCCTACAAATCGCTTTGTTTGTCGCCCCAATCTTGGTCTTAGCGGGATGGTTGATGGGTCAGCCAATGGATCTAGACTTTAATCCCTTCGAGCTAGTTGCTGTTGCCGTTGCCGTTTTAATTGCCAACTCGATTAGTTCGGATGGTCGATCTAATTGGCTAGAGGGGACTTTGCTTTTAGCTGCTTACTTAGTCCTAGGCTTCGCTTTTTACTTCCACCCCGTAGTAGAGGGTTTGGTCTAG
- a CDS encoding DUF3536 domain-containing protein, which produces MTSHSDVFTSEHEEVGSIAQAEFSTGAEANYSASLTAQASPSTDPLQTALGVYVTVHGHFYQPPRENPYLDAIERQPSAGPFHDWNERIHHECYRPNAFARVLNDQGEVTGIVNNYEYLSFNIGPTLMNWIERHDVEVYQRIVEADRKSCDRLNGHGNAIAQVYNHIIMPLANERDKYTQIRWGKADFRSHFGRDPEGMWLAEAAVDYPTLEALIAEGIRFIVLAPSQAQRCRPFPREHQPHPQWHEVGGGQIDPTRPYRCFLPGGNPNYDYIDIFFYDGPISRDMGFSDVLYNSSHFVGRIGQAVRGDQRPAQMLSVATDGETFGHHKGGTEKTLAYAFLKEFANRGWTVTNFAHYLSIHPPTWEVELKPVTAWSCAHGVDRWQEDCGCGGEGGFWHQKWRRPLRDALDWLRDQLIKVYEDSGKKFFRDPWQARDEYIQVMRDRSASNIERFMIRHRSRKLTATDQVDALRLLEMQRHALLMYTSCGWFFEELSRPEGVQILRYAARALELAGDVAGVQLEKGFIKRLGTAPSNIEYFRHGSGVYRHLVTTAQITLEQVAAHYAISSLFTTYPPEHRVYCYTAHQLDYQLQRMGSLTLAVGQVQLVSEITWESTHLTFAVLHLGGWDFHCCIQNFSGRREYSRQKDSLFAALKQASAAQTILAMNRIFGDQSYNLQNLFAEERHRIMQLLTQETLLRLDQLYTQVYRDNYGVLMAFHRDELQVPQELQVAAEIALTNRAIASLQALEQEMSDPTTAPPPCLSHIAELEAIATEANHLHCHLNLTAGKEILERLILRSLWNLLHNFTPEAIADEVKQLQRLLKTGKQLKLTLSIDRAQELYFSFLQSHILPVCVDLLQRQAQGQSGDKPQFHLKDSATPINLNGLQQLLQLGPVLLVDTSNWLAQLAALS; this is translated from the coding sequence ATGACTTCTCATTCCGATGTCTTCACCTCAGAGCATGAGGAAGTTGGGAGCATAGCTCAAGCTGAGTTCTCTACTGGGGCGGAAGCTAACTATTCTGCCTCGCTAACGGCTCAAGCATCTCCTAGTACTGATCCCCTGCAAACTGCATTGGGAGTGTATGTGACCGTTCATGGGCACTTCTATCAGCCACCCAGAGAGAATCCTTACCTAGATGCGATCGAGCGACAACCCAGTGCGGGGCCTTTTCACGACTGGAATGAGCGGATTCATCATGAGTGCTACCGTCCCAATGCCTTTGCCAGAGTGCTGAATGACCAAGGTGAAGTGACGGGGATCGTCAATAACTATGAGTATTTGAGCTTTAATATTGGCCCCACGTTGATGAACTGGATCGAACGCCATGACGTGGAGGTGTATCAACGGATTGTGGAAGCAGACCGTAAGAGTTGCGATCGCCTGAATGGTCACGGTAATGCGATCGCTCAGGTCTATAACCACATCATCATGCCCTTGGCGAATGAGCGAGACAAATACACACAAATTCGGTGGGGCAAAGCAGATTTTCGTTCTCACTTTGGTCGTGATCCCGAAGGCATGTGGCTGGCAGAGGCGGCGGTCGATTACCCCACCCTAGAAGCCTTGATTGCCGAAGGCATTCGCTTTATTGTGCTGGCTCCCTCCCAAGCGCAGCGTTGCCGACCCTTCCCTCGTGAGCATCAACCCCACCCGCAATGGCATGAAGTGGGAGGAGGGCAGATTGATCCCACCCGTCCCTATCGGTGTTTCTTGCCGGGGGGCAATCCCAATTACGATTACATCGACATTTTCTTTTACGATGGCCCGATCTCGCGGGATATGGGCTTTAGCGACGTACTCTACAACTCTAGCCATTTTGTCGGGCGGATTGGTCAAGCGGTGCGTGGGGATCAGCGGCCCGCCCAAATGCTCTCGGTTGCGACCGATGGTGAAACCTTTGGTCACCACAAAGGCGGCACAGAGAAAACTCTCGCTTATGCGTTCTTGAAAGAATTCGCCAATCGGGGTTGGACTGTTACTAACTTTGCCCACTACCTCAGCATCCATCCCCCAACCTGGGAAGTAGAACTCAAGCCTGTGACTGCTTGGAGTTGTGCCCACGGCGTCGATCGCTGGCAGGAAGACTGTGGCTGTGGCGGTGAAGGTGGGTTTTGGCACCAAAAATGGCGACGACCTTTGCGCGATGCCTTGGATTGGCTGCGGGATCAGTTGATTAAAGTCTACGAGGACAGCGGCAAAAAGTTTTTCCGTGATCCCTGGCAAGCCAGAGATGAATACATTCAAGTGATGCGCGATCGCAGTGCCAGCAATATTGAGCGCTTCATGATCCGCCATCGTAGCCGTAAACTAACCGCGACGGATCAAGTGGATGCTCTGCGGTTACTGGAGATGCAGCGTCATGCTCTCTTGATGTACACCAGTTGCGGCTGGTTTTTTGAAGAGTTGTCCCGACCCGAAGGAGTGCAAATTCTCCGCTACGCAGCGCGGGCGTTGGAGTTGGCAGGTGATGTTGCGGGTGTGCAGCTAGAGAAGGGATTTATCAAGCGCTTAGGCACAGCACCCAGCAATATTGAGTATTTCCGGCATGGGTCTGGGGTGTATCGCCATTTGGTGACAACTGCCCAAATTACCTTAGAGCAGGTGGCTGCCCACTATGCCATTAGTTCTCTATTCACCACTTATCCGCCAGAGCACCGAGTTTATTGCTACACCGCTCATCAACTCGACTACCAATTGCAGCGCATGGGATCGCTGACTTTGGCTGTTGGGCAGGTGCAGCTAGTTTCTGAAATCACCTGGGAAAGCACTCACCTGACCTTTGCGGTGCTGCATCTAGGCGGATGGGACTTCCACTGCTGCATTCAGAACTTCTCAGGGCGGCGGGAGTACAGTCGGCAAAAAGATAGCTTGTTTGCGGCGCTGAAACAGGCTAGCGCTGCCCAGACTATTTTGGCGATGAATCGCATTTTTGGGGATCAGTCCTACAACTTACAGAACCTGTTTGCGGAAGAACGCCACCGGATTATGCAGTTGCTGACCCAAGAAACCCTGCTGCGCCTGGATCAGCTTTACACGCAGGTTTACCGAGATAACTACGGCGTGTTGATGGCTTTCCATCGAGATGAGTTGCAGGTGCCGCAAGAATTGCAAGTGGCGGCAGAAATTGCCTTGACGAACCGAGCGATCGCGTCGTTGCAAGCTCTAGAACAGGAAATGAGCGATCCCACCACTGCACCGCCTCCTTGCCTCAGTCACATTGCTGAGTTAGAAGCGATCGCGACTGAAGCGAACCATTTGCACTGCCACTTGAACCTGACCGCAGGCAAAGAAATTCTGGAGCGCTTAATCTTGCGATCGCTTTGGAACCTATTGCACAACTTCACGCCAGAAGCGATCGCAGATGAGGTGAAGCAACTACAACGCCTGCTAAAAACTGGGAAGCAGCTGAAGCTGACGCTCTCAATCGACCGGGCTCAAGAGCTTTATTTCTCATTTTTGCAAAGTCACATTCTGCCTGTCTGTGTCGATTTACTACAGCGACAGGCTCAGGGGCAGAGCGGAGACAAACCCCAGTTCCATCTCAAGGATTCTGCAACCCCTATTAACTTAAATGGCCTACAGCAACTACTCCAACTCGGCCCCGTTCTACTGGTGGATACCAGCAATTGGCTAGCTCAGTTAGCTGCCCTGAGTTAG
- a CDS encoding RsmB/NOP family class I SAM-dependent RNA methyltransferase, with protein MEKPSNLLVKFSQRLFKDEVYQEKFIDALVNPKPFNPAILWCQAQPERSPFKLASPTLWQPKFIERLVLDEKPGKHPLHDAGNFYCLDFSSIFAASTLLTIEKPVDLILDMCASPGGKSVFAWTALRPRLLISNEVIGKRKGALLSNLKRCHISPAIALGLDSQVLAELIPNTAQVVLVDAPCTGQSLLAKGSKAPGCFHPILINKNANRQKRILANSAKLVAPQGYLAYMTCAYSPEENEQVSEWFLTKFPQFQALVVPHLVAAQSHLTDIPCYRMWPHSGLGAGAFTILFKNMEEGSMSELPTEFLERPDFLYL; from the coding sequence ATGGAAAAGCCTTCTAATCTGTTGGTTAAATTTAGCCAACGCTTATTCAAAGATGAAGTTTATCAAGAAAAGTTTATCGACGCTTTGGTGAATCCCAAACCCTTCAATCCAGCAATTTTGTGGTGTCAAGCACAGCCTGAGAGATCACCATTTAAATTAGCGTCACCGACGCTTTGGCAACCAAAGTTTATTGAACGATTGGTCTTAGATGAAAAACCAGGCAAGCATCCTCTTCATGATGCCGGGAATTTCTATTGTCTAGATTTTTCTTCAATTTTTGCTGCCTCTACTTTATTGACCATCGAGAAACCTGTTGATCTGATTTTGGATATGTGTGCCTCACCGGGAGGCAAAAGTGTCTTTGCTTGGACTGCCCTACGCCCTCGGCTACTGATTAGTAATGAGGTGATTGGTAAGCGCAAGGGAGCTTTACTTTCTAACCTAAAACGCTGTCATATTAGCCCTGCGATCGCCCTTGGCTTAGACTCACAAGTGCTGGCTGAGCTGATTCCTAATACTGCTCAAGTAGTATTGGTAGATGCTCCTTGTACAGGTCAATCTTTGCTAGCCAAAGGAAGTAAAGCTCCAGGTTGCTTCCATCCAATTTTGATTAATAAAAATGCCAATCGGCAAAAACGAATTCTGGCAAACTCAGCGAAATTGGTTGCTCCTCAAGGCTATTTAGCTTATATGACTTGTGCCTACTCACCGGAAGAAAATGAGCAGGTGAGCGAGTGGTTTTTAACTAAATTTCCTCAGTTTCAAGCTTTGGTCGTACCCCATTTGGTTGCGGCTCAATCCCACTTAACAGACATTCCCTGCTATCGCATGTGGCCGCATTCAGGCTTAGGGGCAGGAGCCTTTACAATTCTGTTCAAGAACATGGAAGAAGGCTCAATGAGCGAGCTTCCTACCGAATTTTTAGAACGCCCTGACTTTCTTTATCTTTAA